A section of the Metabacillus endolithicus genome encodes:
- a CDS encoding LysM peptidoglycan-binding domain-containing protein, with product MKKHKYNLIKVAILTLGISGVFGASSAGASTTYEIKKGDTLYSLAKKHELTVAQLKQLNNLSSSTIYLGDKLTIPTTITIKKGDTLYSLAKKYNTSVSQLKFINHLTSNTIIVGKKLVIPTNVTVKAGDTLYSIAKNYGLTVSELKSINYLTSNWIKVGQTLNVAYAKKDASSPNSYDASKKEVNVRPTKGFTFDAEEPRKFILQSTSKEEYFSRLEVLDSNVNLEEIKTNSMMYLNGNKVTEHDPKATSHPFYHDALLYLHGYNNNTQTTIVVKEINGVFIRFTIHYLNKEESEAIIPKMIKILQTTSVK from the coding sequence ATGAAAAAACATAAGTATAATCTCATTAAAGTAGCTATATTAACACTAGGGATAAGTGGAGTGTTTGGAGCTAGTTCAGCTGGTGCTTCAACAACATATGAAATAAAAAAAGGTGATACTTTATATAGCCTTGCTAAAAAACATGAACTAACAGTTGCACAATTAAAACAACTAAACAACCTTTCTTCTTCAACGATCTACTTAGGAGACAAACTAACAATTCCCACAACCATTACGATAAAAAAAGGTGATACCTTATATAGCCTCGCAAAAAAATATAACACCTCTGTTTCACAATTGAAGTTCATCAACCACCTTACATCGAACACGATCATTGTTGGAAAAAAACTTGTTATCCCTACAAATGTTACTGTAAAAGCAGGTGATACTCTATATAGCATCGCAAAAAATTACGGTTTAACTGTTAGTGAGTTAAAGTCAATTAACTACCTAACCTCTAACTGGATCAAGGTTGGTCAAACACTTAATGTTGCATACGCTAAAAAGGATGCAAGCTCACCCAATAGTTATGATGCGTCTAAAAAGGAAGTGAATGTCAGACCAACAAAAGGATTTACATTTGACGCAGAAGAGCCGCGAAAATTCATCTTACAATCTACTAGTAAAGAAGAATATTTTTCTAGACTTGAGGTCTTAGATAGCAATGTTAACTTAGAAGAAATTAAGACTAATTCCATGATGTATCTTAATGGAAACAAAGTAACTGAGCATGATCCAAAAGCCACTTCACATCCTTTTTATCATGATGCTTTGCTTTATTTACATGGATATAACAACAATACTCAAACAACAATTGTTGTAAAAGAGATTAACGGGGTATTCATAAGGTTCACCATTCACTACCTAAATAAAGAAGAATCTGAAGCAATTATTCCTAAGATGATCAAGATCCTCCAAACCACATCAGTTAAATAA
- a CDS encoding FbpB family small basic protein gives MVKKVSMEDLIRKNKEELLKDKTQMDRIEKRIDQKYLSQSKQTGGDK, from the coding sequence ATGGTAAAAAAAGTATCAATGGAAGATTTGATTAGAAAAAACAAAGAAGAACTTCTTAAAGATAAAACGCAAATGGATAGAATTGAAAAACGCATTGATCAAAAGTATTTATCACAAAGCAAACAAACAGGAGGAGATAAATGA
- a CDS encoding sporulation protein: MMLLRKYMSLLGVGSAIIDLILPKETYKRGELINGYFHVKGGTIEQQLRRIDSDLVLIDATTKTEKVIDTATILSTKLLRSEEASKISFTFKLPENIPVSSEHISYRFKTRLTFNEGVESKDQDIIQVIS, translated from the coding sequence ATGATGCTATTGAGGAAATATATGTCACTTTTAGGTGTAGGATCTGCGATAATTGATCTTATCTTACCTAAGGAAACGTATAAACGCGGAGAACTTATCAACGGTTACTTTCATGTTAAAGGTGGAACTATTGAACAGCAATTAAGAAGAATTGATAGTGATCTAGTATTAATTGATGCTACGACAAAAACTGAAAAAGTGATTGATACTGCGACTATCTTATCAACAAAGCTTCTCCGATCAGAAGAAGCTAGCAAAATTTCATTTACATTTAAGTTGCCAGAAAATATTCCTGTATCTAGTGAGCACATTTCTTATCGCTTTAAAACAAGACTTACTTTTAATGAAGGTGTAGAAAGTAAAGATCAAGATATCATACAGGTAATATCATAA
- a CDS encoding YkvA family protein, giving the protein MFKIIKRIKFIFTFWRFLPFLKEFFLSKQVETSKKVIGLLFIVAYAMFPFDLIPDFLSVLGIVDDVVIATFVLERLIKMAPESLKEKYNL; this is encoded by the coding sequence ATGTTCAAAATTATAAAACGAATAAAATTTATCTTTACTTTTTGGAGATTTCTCCCTTTTTTAAAAGAGTTCTTTCTATCTAAACAGGTTGAAACATCTAAAAAAGTAATTGGTCTTTTATTCATCGTAGCCTACGCCATGTTTCCATTCGATCTAATTCCTGACTTCCTCTCTGTTCTAGGGATTGTCGACGATGTTGTCATTGCTACATTCGTTTTAGAACGATTAATTAAGATGGCACCTGAATCACTTAAGGAGAAATATAATTTATAA
- a CDS encoding efflux RND transporter permease subunit, translated as MFNSLIKRPKVTLTFIVLFILVGALTALQLPKREIPEISVNVATITTIFPGAEPELVERTVTNPLEEELEGIKGIAEFSSVSGAGVSTIVLELSDNEDRNQVLSQVRQAVSDTSQTFPENVLKSEVNSDIQTGTLSSYHLLSDDRELLQNQRELLLGWQKELEKIEGVRKVSFKGIVEDEYMLTLDQDKLGDYSLIFPDVINAINNELEITPLGSKEINGENKQLLLEHIKTVEEVEKIFLKVDEKGNDILIGDVGELKLVPSEKPKIVNYNNTPAVSMTVLQEEGVDIPSLHETVDEKVKKLANDLPENITLDTYYTQNTIVGKIFKDLGLSFLISIAVVVLVTLLGLNVSSAFLVAIAIPASIALGLIPLPYMNVDLNQISIIGMIIALGILVDDAIVVNDNIRRRYKLGDGPLQGALQGTKEVRVSVITSTLAIVFTFLPLTFIGGSNGAFIRALPSVLITTIIGSTIIALTLVPIFLMWNQKRLVKKATIKKQKDGLLGKPLEGLAAFYSNKILKKVVKYPMRIGLTVLVFCTFVYGLVPFIPVVFFPSADREEVTVTVTLPPEKTIEQTEDFLEEMQEYMKKEDSAIYESTIFAGTGEPGMFGSVISNPGENNGQIVLRVDKESQSAAETIDKWQDSLRERYPEAIISMATIEAGPPVGAPIAITVSGSDIKELTDTVDEMKGKISKIDGSGAVIDDVGQSRPTIVYEPIRNKMQEHGITSNEISQQIRLITDGVPMGSYDDGTTSRDFTIKVSGNRDESDINLEEIRLPSNTMSQQGPPVLVPLSELVAVEEGQEIQSVPHSNGERTITIRTYPTDDKKSDVESEIKTLAEQYTSDSINVSVGGESSARSDFFVEVGKLFIIVVFLIYILMVVQFNSLRIPLLIMSSVYLAISGAVIGLFLTQTGLGFMAMMGIVSLAGIVVRNATVFIEFMEQRLQEGATLLEAVVESGEARLRPVVLTAVTSMGALLPIAFSGDVLFTPLAISIISGIFFSTIFTLLFVPAFYTVIKRKKVKQIQE; from the coding sequence ATGTTCAATTCATTAATTAAGAGACCAAAAGTTACCCTTACTTTTATCGTGCTTTTTATACTGGTAGGAGCACTAACAGCCTTGCAGCTGCCAAAGCGTGAAATTCCTGAAATATCAGTAAATGTGGCTACAATTACAACAATCTTTCCTGGTGCTGAGCCAGAACTTGTTGAAAGAACAGTTACGAATCCTTTAGAAGAAGAACTCGAGGGTATTAAAGGGATAGCAGAATTTTCATCTGTATCCGGAGCTGGAGTTTCTACTATTGTTCTTGAATTATCAGATAATGAAGACCGTAATCAAGTATTATCACAAGTAAGGCAGGCTGTATCAGACACTAGCCAAACATTCCCTGAAAATGTGTTGAAGTCAGAAGTTAATTCGGATATTCAAACAGGCACTCTTTCTTCCTATCATTTACTAAGTGATGACAGAGAACTATTACAGAACCAGAGAGAATTGTTACTTGGATGGCAGAAAGAATTGGAAAAAATTGAAGGAGTTCGAAAGGTATCATTTAAAGGGATTGTCGAAGATGAATACATGTTAACCCTTGATCAAGATAAGCTAGGTGATTATTCCCTTATCTTCCCTGATGTCATAAACGCCATAAATAATGAACTTGAGATTACACCTTTAGGCAGTAAAGAAATAAATGGTGAAAACAAGCAATTGTTGTTGGAGCATATTAAGACGGTTGAAGAGGTAGAAAAGATCTTTTTAAAGGTAGATGAAAAAGGTAACGACATTTTGATAGGTGATGTAGGCGAACTTAAGTTAGTTCCTTCAGAAAAACCTAAAATCGTTAACTATAATAACACACCTGCTGTTTCAATGACGGTACTGCAGGAAGAGGGAGTGGACATTCCCTCTCTTCATGAAACGGTTGATGAAAAGGTCAAAAAACTAGCAAATGATTTGCCCGAAAATATTACATTGGACACTTATTACACTCAAAATACGATTGTCGGAAAAATTTTCAAGGATTTAGGTCTTTCTTTTCTAATTTCGATTGCAGTGGTAGTGCTAGTAACTCTTTTAGGATTAAATGTTAGTTCTGCTTTTCTTGTTGCGATTGCAATACCTGCTTCAATTGCACTAGGGCTAATACCTTTGCCGTATATGAATGTTGATTTAAATCAAATTTCGATTATCGGAATGATTATTGCACTAGGAATTCTTGTTGATGATGCCATTGTTGTTAACGACAACATAAGAAGAAGATACAAACTAGGTGATGGTCCTTTACAAGGAGCTCTACAGGGAACGAAAGAAGTGAGAGTTTCTGTTATCACCTCAACCTTAGCGATCGTTTTCACTTTCTTGCCTTTAACTTTTATTGGTGGATCAAATGGAGCATTTATACGCGCGTTACCTTCTGTATTAATTACAACGATCATTGGATCAACGATTATTGCTTTAACACTTGTGCCGATCTTTTTAATGTGGAATCAGAAACGCTTAGTTAAGAAAGCAACTATTAAAAAGCAGAAAGATGGTTTATTAGGAAAACCGCTAGAAGGTCTTGCAGCTTTTTATAGCAACAAGATCTTAAAGAAAGTTGTCAAATATCCGATGAGAATTGGGTTAACCGTATTAGTGTTTTGTACCTTCGTTTATGGGTTAGTTCCATTTATTCCTGTTGTGTTTTTCCCTAGTGCAGATCGTGAAGAAGTAACAGTTACTGTTACATTGCCACCGGAAAAAACAATTGAACAAACAGAAGATTTTCTGGAAGAAATGCAAGAGTATATGAAAAAAGAAGATTCAGCGATTTATGAAAGTACAATATTTGCCGGGACTGGTGAACCAGGGATGTTTGGAAGTGTTATTTCGAATCCAGGTGAAAATAATGGGCAAATTGTCCTTAGAGTCGATAAAGAGTCACAATCAGCAGCAGAAACGATCGATAAATGGCAGGATTCTTTAAGAGAGAGGTACCCAGAAGCAATCATTTCAATGGCGACGATTGAGGCCGGTCCACCTGTTGGCGCACCAATTGCTATTACTGTATCGGGTAGTGATATCAAAGAACTTACCGATACTGTTGACGAAATGAAAGGGAAAATCTCAAAAATAGATGGAAGTGGAGCAGTCATTGATGATGTTGGTCAATCACGTCCAACAATTGTTTACGAACCAATTCGTAATAAAATGCAAGAGCATGGAATTACATCTAATGAGATTAGCCAACAGATTAGATTAATAACAGACGGAGTTCCAATGGGAAGTTATGATGATGGGACAACAAGCCGTGATTTCACTATAAAGGTTTCAGGTAATCGTGATGAAAGTGATATAAACCTAGAGGAAATAAGATTACCTTCCAACACGATGTCACAGCAAGGACCACCTGTTCTTGTACCTTTATCCGAGCTTGTAGCTGTAGAGGAAGGTCAAGAAATTCAATCTGTTCCACATAGTAACGGAGAAAGAACCATTACCATTCGAACATATCCAACTGACGACAAAAAATCAGATGTAGAATCTGAAATTAAGACGTTAGCGGAACAATATACGTCAGATTCAATTAATGTTTCTGTAGGTGGGGAGTCTTCGGCTCGTTCCGATTTCTTTGTAGAAGTAGGAAAGCTATTTATTATTGTTGTGTTCCTTATTTATATTTTAATGGTTGTTCAATTCAACTCACTAAGAATTCCGTTGCTGATTATGAGTTCTGTTTATCTTGCAATTTCAGGAGCGGTTATAGGTTTATTCCTTACTCAAACAGGCTTAGGCTTTATGGCGATGATGGGAATTGTCTCCTTAGCAGGAATAGTTGTTAGAAATGCAACGGTGTTTATTGAGTTTATGGAGCAAAGACTTCAAGAAGGTGCTACTTTACTGGAGGCTGTAGTTGAGTCAGGTGAAGCAAGATTAAGACCTGTAGTCTTAACAGCAGTTACATCTATGGGTGCTTTATTACCAATTGCATTTAGTGGAGATGTATTATTTACCCCACTAGCCATTTCAATTATTTCAGGTATTTTCTTTTCGACCATTTTCACATTGCTTTTTGTTCCAGCCTTTTATACTGTGATAAAAAGGAAGAAAGTTAAGCAAATACAAGAATAA
- a CDS encoding TetR/AcrR family transcriptional regulator, which produces MTRGQDQKDKIVDAAMQIFGKKGFYDTKMLDIAEKAGVSKGTIYLYFSSKDELYIETHERNFQRYIDMIEAKVNTFSSFKEKLICIAEEQLAVFYRDKHTPNKYLQAYNNNPKMIKTLHDFLDNYHQYVTSVMEKENILNASDHAKAFIGMLENYKRDIFFNKDFDYSMLLKTVLFVVDLFLKGCQRNNS; this is translated from the coding sequence TTGACACGTGGGCAAGATCAGAAAGATAAAATAGTAGATGCTGCTATGCAAATATTCGGTAAAAAGGGGTTTTATGATACAAAGATGCTGGATATTGCTGAAAAAGCAGGTGTGTCAAAAGGTACAATTTATTTGTATTTTTCATCAAAAGATGAATTATATATAGAAACACATGAAAGAAATTTTCAGCGATATATAGATATGATTGAAGCAAAGGTAAACACCTTTTCTTCTTTTAAAGAAAAATTAATTTGTATTGCTGAGGAACAACTTGCCGTATTTTATAGAGATAAGCATACTCCTAATAAATATTTGCAGGCATATAATAATAATCCTAAGATGATAAAAACTTTACATGATTTTTTAGATAATTATCATCAATACGTCACTTCTGTTATGGAAAAAGAAAACATTCTTAATGCAAGTGATCATGCGAAAGCTTTTATTGGTATGCTTGAAAACTATAAAAGAGATATCTTTTTTAACAAAGACTTTGATTATTCAATGTTACTGAAGACAGTCTTATTTGTAGTAGATCTTTTTTTAAAAGGATGTCAAAGGAACAATTCATAA
- a CDS encoding histidine kinase N-terminal 7TM domain-containing diguanylate cyclase — MNSQIYIYIVFLAVSGVLSLFIGVFAFIRRKNFFGSKTFILISLFSSIYTFGHAFELSSQSLSIIVFWTYFQYLGLPYIAPLSLILVTQYIGAEKYMTKKNVITAFCIPVLTTLIVLTNHFHHLFYQTIYLKQGIAPLLGFVLGPWYIVHGSYTFACLLVGGILLLHYWKQTKSTYWKQTLVMLLGLYLPMIASFLYLIGLVPFSIDPVPVVLSVTSALYIWAFLSTNLFDLAPIARGLIFDSMRDGVVVLDQSKRIIDFNYAATSLIKKLDNTMIGKKMELLWENNHDSSAFPFPELDSMDHESEFELEWHERNHYYQLRSSPIKKKSGDVVGNTIVILDVTEQRRLQNRLERLAYIDQLTNILNRSAFLEESIKLVEEMRKKDQTVVLILFDIDHFKQINDTYGHHIGDEAIRHVVRICKQLLQPNDLFGRYGGEEFVLCLPSMTLEEAGEYADMMRKSIENEPLVINNEIIPITASFGVAKVIEENMMTDALNSADNALYASKRTGRNSVYIENGKLIDYKTRNAAHV, encoded by the coding sequence ATGAATTCTCAAATCTATATATATATTGTTTTTTTGGCAGTATCTGGAGTGTTAAGTTTATTTATAGGAGTATTTGCTTTTATTCGAAGAAAAAACTTTTTTGGAAGTAAAACGTTTATACTAATTTCTTTGTTCTCTTCTATTTATACATTTGGACATGCTTTTGAGCTATCTAGTCAAAGCTTGTCGATAATTGTGTTTTGGACCTACTTTCAGTATTTAGGACTCCCATATATTGCACCTCTTAGCTTGATTTTAGTTACTCAGTATATTGGGGCAGAAAAATATATGACCAAAAAGAATGTCATAACTGCTTTTTGTATTCCAGTCTTAACAACACTAATTGTCCTGACAAATCATTTTCATCACCTTTTTTATCAAACCATTTATCTTAAACAGGGGATTGCACCATTATTAGGGTTTGTTTTAGGTCCCTGGTATATTGTTCATGGCAGTTACACATTTGCTTGTTTACTAGTTGGAGGTATTTTGTTACTTCATTATTGGAAGCAAACAAAGTCAACATATTGGAAACAAACATTAGTCATGCTCCTTGGATTGTATTTACCAATGATTGCTTCATTTCTTTACCTAATCGGACTTGTTCCTTTTAGTATTGACCCAGTTCCAGTTGTATTAAGTGTTACATCAGCATTATATATTTGGGCATTTTTATCTACTAATTTATTTGATTTAGCACCTATCGCAAGGGGCCTTATTTTTGATAGTATGCGTGATGGTGTAGTTGTTTTGGATCAATCAAAACGAATTATTGATTTTAATTATGCTGCTACTAGTTTAATAAAAAAGTTAGATAATACTATGATAGGCAAGAAAATGGAGTTGCTATGGGAAAATAATCATGATTCTTCAGCCTTTCCGTTTCCTGAACTAGATTCGATGGATCATGAATCAGAATTTGAATTAGAATGGCATGAGAGAAATCATTATTATCAATTACGTTCATCTCCAATTAAGAAAAAAAGCGGAGATGTTGTAGGAAATACAATCGTTATTCTAGATGTTACAGAGCAACGACGATTACAAAATAGACTTGAGCGTCTGGCATACATTGATCAATTAACAAACATATTAAATCGATCTGCATTTCTTGAAGAAAGCATAAAATTAGTAGAAGAAATGAGAAAAAAGGATCAAACAGTCGTTTTAATTCTTTTTGATATTGACCATTTTAAACAAATTAACGACACTTATGGACATCATATAGGAGACGAAGCAATTCGACATGTTGTTCGTATTTGTAAGCAATTGTTGCAGCCTAATGATTTATTTGGACGTTATGGTGGAGAAGAATTTGTGTTATGTTTACCTTCTATGACATTGGAAGAAGCTGGAGAGTATGCAGACATGATGAGAAAAAGTATTGAAAATGAACCACTTGTTATAAATAATGAAATCATACCTATTACAGCAAGCTTCGGGGTCGCGAAAGTGATCGAAGAAAATATGATGACAGATGCACTGAATTCAGCTGATAATGCGCTTTATGCCTCCAAGCGTACTGGCAGAAATAGCGTCTATATTGAAAATGGAAAACTTATTGATTATAAAACAAGAAATGCAGCACATGTATAA
- a CDS encoding TetR/AcrR family transcriptional regulator, whose product MGKKTDLRVIRTKKLIKEALLKLIQEKGFENMTIQDIADEALINRATFYLHYQDKYDLLEQVSNTYLQELMDEINPDYHIQNGRMDLDRFQITLKRVFDNIKKNRDFYQVMFGPNGVQEFTAKIEKHIYHKFQQKFHEIVENVESLEVPSDFLLNFISSAYIGVTKWWVKENMHYSTDYMATHLAEVISKGPMYSIWKNVRDNQRPGSSK is encoded by the coding sequence ATGGGAAAGAAAACAGACCTTCGGGTTATACGAACAAAAAAGTTAATAAAAGAAGCCTTATTAAAACTCATTCAGGAAAAAGGATTTGAAAACATGACCATTCAAGACATCGCGGATGAAGCACTTATTAATAGAGCAACATTTTATTTACACTATCAAGACAAATACGATTTGCTTGAGCAGGTAAGTAATACTTATTTACAGGAATTAATGGATGAAATAAATCCAGATTATCATATTCAAAATGGACGAATGGATCTGGACAGATTTCAAATTACATTAAAAAGAGTGTTTGATAACATAAAGAAAAATCGAGATTTTTATCAAGTTATGTTCGGTCCTAATGGAGTACAAGAATTTACTGCGAAAATTGAAAAGCATATTTATCATAAATTTCAACAGAAATTTCACGAAATTGTTGAGAACGTAGAATCATTGGAGGTTCCATCTGATTTTCTATTAAATTTCATAAGCTCTGCCTATATTGGAGTCACAAAATGGTGGGTGAAAGAAAATATGCATTACTCCACGGACTACATGGCTACACATCTAGCAGAAGTCATTTCAAAAGGTCCTATGTATTCAATCTGGAAGAATGTAAGAGACAATCAAAGGCCTGGTTCTTCTAAATAA
- a CDS encoding YhgE/Pip domain-containing protein has product MFRTYFTNKLLWIGLGLISLLACIFTFAFMGSTVNPTPKELPIGIVLEDDGVQLPNGEELNFGEKLGEQIKVNDSTSVEWILYETEKDALEEMKNKEVYGTLILSKDLSKNVYSLLTNTPTKPVIKTYLNEGMNMSGANVAAQITAGVTNQFNLQIQEQLFNRIDEVKAPISSDLAKLLANPISVTTEKVNPIGENSANGNTPALFTQLLWLTTFFSSMILFTIVNKVTGGKWSLTSISSQLLSGVLFVTSISIIILLLTENFLNVVIPNSSDMLLLMIFTGLCFFFIQNALLNWIGYPAAPLIILLFFFSMPVLTMAPEMLPTITHDWLYSWVPFRFSVEGFKDFLFFKKEIFEEGVGTLGIIGLSSLLLMGLSILKPAKKTNTKTEKKQKTVAV; this is encoded by the coding sequence ATGTTTCGAACTTACTTTACAAACAAATTACTTTGGATTGGTTTAGGTCTTATATCCCTTTTGGCCTGTATCTTCACCTTTGCATTTATGGGTTCTACTGTAAACCCCACTCCAAAAGAGCTGCCAATTGGAATTGTGTTAGAGGATGATGGTGTACAACTACCAAATGGAGAAGAACTTAATTTTGGTGAGAAATTGGGTGAACAAATTAAAGTTAATGACAGTACTTCAGTTGAATGGATCTTGTATGAAACAGAAAAGGATGCACTAGAAGAAATGAAGAACAAAGAAGTGTATGGAACGTTAATCCTATCAAAGGATTTGTCTAAAAATGTTTATTCATTGTTAACAAATACACCTACAAAGCCGGTTATCAAAACCTATTTAAATGAAGGTATGAATATGAGCGGAGCAAATGTGGCAGCTCAAATAACAGCTGGAGTAACTAACCAGTTTAATCTACAAATTCAGGAACAATTGTTTAATAGAATAGATGAGGTAAAAGCACCTATAAGTTCAGATCTTGCCAAATTACTTGCAAACCCAATATCAGTTACTACTGAGAAGGTTAATCCTATAGGCGAAAATTCAGCAAATGGAAATACACCTGCACTATTTACTCAATTACTTTGGTTAACAACTTTTTTCAGCTCAATGATTCTCTTTACAATCGTTAATAAAGTTACGGGAGGAAAATGGAGTCTTACTTCAATCAGTAGTCAATTGCTATCAGGTGTTTTATTTGTTACTAGTATCTCTATTATCATTTTGCTACTAACTGAAAATTTTTTAAATGTAGTGATACCTAATAGTAGCGATATGTTGCTTTTAATGATCTTTACTGGTTTATGCTTTTTCTTCATACAAAATGCATTATTAAATTGGATTGGATACCCAGCTGCTCCACTAATTATTTTGCTATTCTTCTTTTCGATGCCTGTTCTAACAATGGCACCGGAAATGCTTCCTACTATTACTCACGATTGGTTATATTCATGGGTTCCGTTCCGTTTTAGTGTAGAAGGGTTTAAAGATTTCTTATTTTTCAAGAAGGAGATTTTTGAAGAAGGGGTAGGTACGCTTGGAATCATTGGTTTAAGCTCATTACTCTTAATGGGATTATCTATCTTAAAGCCTGCTAAGAAAACTAACACTAAAACTGAAAAGAAACAGAAGACTGTTGCTGTCTAA
- a CDS encoding manganese-dependent inorganic pyrophosphatase: MEKVLVFGHKNPDTDTICSAIAYAELKNKIGQNAEPVRLGEVSGETQYALDYFKKEAPRLVEKVAGEASEVILVDHNERQQSADDIDSVRVLEVIDHHRIANFETSDPLYYRAEPVGCTATILNKLYKENGVAIEKETAGLMLSAIISDSLLFKSPTCTQEDIDAAKELAEIAGVDANTYGLEMLKAGADLSDKSVEQLISLDAKEFQMGSSKVEIAQVNAVDTNDVLVHKAEIEAALSNVVSEKGLDLFLFVVTDILTNDSVAVAIGNETSKVEQAFNVTLDNNQATLKGVVSRKKQIVPVLTEAFTK; this comes from the coding sequence ATGGAAAAAGTACTTGTTTTTGGTCACAAAAATCCGGATACAGATACAATCTGTTCTGCCATTGCGTATGCTGAATTAAAAAATAAAATTGGTCAAAATGCTGAGCCTGTTCGTTTAGGTGAAGTAAGCGGGGAAACTCAATATGCACTTGACTACTTTAAAAAGGAAGCTCCACGTCTTGTTGAAAAAGTAGCAGGTGAAGCAAGTGAAGTTATTTTAGTTGACCATAATGAGCGTCAACAAAGTGCTGACGATATTGATTCAGTTCGCGTACTTGAGGTTATCGACCATCACCGTATTGCAAATTTTGAAACAAGTGATCCTTTGTACTATCGTGCTGAACCGGTAGGTTGTACGGCAACAATTCTTAACAAGCTTTACAAAGAGAATGGTGTTGCAATTGAAAAAGAAACAGCAGGTTTAATGCTTTCAGCGATTATTTCTGACTCTTTATTATTTAAATCACCAACTTGCACACAAGAAGATATTGATGCTGCTAAAGAATTAGCTGAGATTGCAGGTGTTGATGCAAACACTTACGGATTAGAAATGTTAAAAGCTGGAGCAGATTTAAGTGATAAATCTGTTGAGCAATTAATTTCACTTGATGCAAAAGAATTCCAAATGGGATCTAGCAAAGTAGAAATCGCACAAGTTAATGCTGTTGATACAAATGATGTTCTTGTACATAAAGCTGAAATTGAAGCGGCTCTTTCAAACGTTGTTTCTGAAAAAGGCTTAGATTTATTCCTATTCGTTGTTACAGACATTTTAACAAATGATTCTGTAGCAGTTGCAATCGGTAATGAAACAAGCAAAGTGGAACAAGCATTTAACGTAACACTAGATAACAACCAAGCTACTCTTAAAGGTGTTGTTTCTCGTAAAAAACAAATTGTTCCTGTATTAACAGAAGCATTTACAAAATAA
- a CDS encoding 50S ribosomal protein L11 methyltransferase yields MLHEFSINIPYKNVQEVTDLLNAAGIYNLYYESPIEIIKVQNGYGYEEKEDQHIDLKIYASDLEVENLPESYYPLIESTLTISRDAIHYKTYDETNWEQTYEFEDIDLGNGWVIQYPNSEKQYEDKHVLKFDPLAAFGTGLHETTQGCLRMILDKDLTGKSVLDLGTGSGMLAIAASLKGADKVVAVDYEEVAREFHHNAELNNLTNDLQVVQADLITGDYQINDHYDFIIINIGANETMSIIERHDLLKNSDTFFISGLVEWHIDQLIDVFAKGGFAIEEKAQTNEWVSIHFSKE; encoded by the coding sequence ATGTTACATGAATTTTCAATAAACATACCTTATAAAAATGTTCAGGAAGTTACGGATCTGCTAAATGCAGCAGGCATCTACAATTTATATTATGAATCACCGATTGAAATAATAAAGGTCCAAAACGGATATGGTTATGAGGAAAAAGAAGATCAGCATATAGACTTAAAAATCTATGCGAGTGATCTTGAGGTAGAAAACCTACCAGAATCCTATTATCCATTAATTGAATCAACGCTTACTATCTCAAGAGATGCCATTCATTATAAAACCTATGATGAAACAAATTGGGAGCAAACCTATGAATTTGAAGACATAGATCTAGGTAATGGTTGGGTTATTCAATATCCAAACTCCGAAAAACAGTATGAAGATAAACATGTGCTAAAATTCGATCCTTTGGCAGCGTTTGGAACTGGGTTACATGAAACAACTCAAGGCTGCTTACGAATGATTTTGGATAAGGACCTTACTGGGAAAAGTGTTCTTGACCTAGGAACAGGGTCTGGTATGCTTGCTATTGCAGCATCTCTAAAAGGGGCAGACAAGGTTGTGGCTGTCGATTATGAAGAAGTAGCTCGTGAATTTCATCATAACGCAGAACTGAACAATTTAACAAATGACCTTCAAGTTGTTCAAGCGGATCTTATCACTGGTGATTATCAAATAAATGATCATTATGATTTCATTATCATTAATATTGGAGCAAATGAAACAATGAGTATTATTGAAAGGCATGATTTGTTAAAAAATAGTGATACTTTCTTCATTTCGGGATTAGTTGAATGGCATATTGATCAATTAATTGACGTATTTGCCAAAGGTGGTTTTGCTATAGAAGAAAAAGCCCAGACAAATGAATGGGTATCAATTCATTTTAGTAAAGAATAA